Proteins encoded together in one Vigna angularis cultivar LongXiaoDou No.4 chromosome 5, ASM1680809v1, whole genome shotgun sequence window:
- the LOC108338917 gene encoding trihelix transcription factor ENAP2 — MGVKQQGMMEEEKEETTNHNLEQNKNQNLNLDHNNHPSNTLPIKEESGFRSKGFGSGDRVKRDEWSEGAVSTLLEAYEAKWVLRNRAKLKGHDWEDVARHVSARANCTKSPKTSTQCKNKVESMKKRYRSESATAEHPSSWPLYSRLDLLLRGTGPLLSSPPPPPLAVPPSSAEPPQQSPPSEPLAVVQNSNGSNGVDDKLVKEDVLGEKCCEEVCRKNPLETDSSTPAVYSNKKEKRKKKVNDEKRRGRRRKEYMEIGESLRWLAEAMIRSEEGRMETMKEIERMRVEAEAKRGEMDLKRTEIIANTQLEIARIFATVNNKPLDSSLRIGRN; from the exons ATGGGAGTGAAACAGCAAGGGATGATGGaggaggagaaagaagaaacaacCAACCACAACCtggaacaaaacaaaaaccaaaacctTAACCTAGACCACAACAACCACCCTTCTAACACTCTCCCAATCAAGGAAGAGAGTGGTTTTAGATCAAAGGGTTTTGGAAGTGGTGACAGAGTGAAGAGAGATGAATGGAGTGAAGGAGCAGTGTCAACCCTTCTTGAAGCCTATGAAGCCAAATGGGTGCTCAGAAACAGAGCCAAACTCAAGGGCCATGACTGGGAGGACGTGGCTCGACACGTGTCAGCACGTGCCAACTGCACCAAGTCACCCAAAACCTCCACACAGTGCAAGAACAAGGTGGAGTCCATGAAGAAGAGGTACAGATCAGAGTCGGCAACTGCAGAACATCCCTCCTCCTGGCCTCTCTATTCGCGCCTCGATCTTCTTCTCAGGGGAACTGGCCCTCTCCTCTCCTCGCCACCACCCCCGCCGCTCGCGGTGCCACCCTCGTCGGCAGAACCGCCGCAACAGTCGCCGCCGTCAGAGCCACTTGCAGTTGTGCAGAACTCGAATGGATCCAATGGGGTTGATGATAAGCTTGTCAAG GAAGATGTGTTAGGAGAAAAGTGTTGTGAAGAAGTATGTAGGAAGAATCCATTGGAGACAGATAGCAGCACTCCTGCAGTATACAGCAATAAGaaggaaaagaggaagaagaaggtgaatgatgagaagagaagagggagaagaagGAAAGAGTATATGGAGATAGGAGAAAGCTTAAGATGGTTAGCAGAAGCTATGATAAGGtcagaagaaggaagaatggagaCAATGAAGGAGATAGAGAGAATGAGAGTTGAAGCTGAGGCCAAGAGAGGGGAAATGGATCTCAAGAGAACTGAAATAATTGCCAACACACAGTTAGAGATTGCTAGGATCTTTGCTACTGTCAACAACAAACCTCTTGATTCTTCTCTAAGAATTGGAAGGAATTAA